CATTTCCGGCGGGCCTTTTGTTTTTGAGGGGCAGTATGGAATTGTCGAAGGAGCGGAAGAGCTTTTTCCGGTGGACGTTTTTATTCCTGGCTGCCCGCCAAGGCCGGAAGCCCTGATCGAAGGGATTCTGGAACTCGAAGAAAAAGTTACCGGCTACCGCAGGTGGCCCAGAGTGGAGGCCGGATGAGTATGCTTGCGGAAATCAAAGAGGCTCTCTCTGCGGTATCTCCCGTTACCATTAAAGAGACTGATTACAAGACAAAGGGATACCATCTGGATGTGGCCGCAGGGCCTGACCAGGTTGTTCAGTGTGCCGAAGTCCTGACCGGGCACGGATTTTTTCTCGAAGCGATAACCGGGGTTGACTGGCTGGGCCAGGTGGCGAGAATGAAAGAGGCGAAAGCCAAAGCGGCCGCTGCCGCCGCCAAAAAACTGGCAGAGGCGAAAGCGGCTGCAGCAGAGGCTGGCCAAGAAGTCCCGGCTGCACCGGAACCGGTTGCGGTTGAAACAGTGCCGGAGGAAGAGCTCGGTGAAGACCCGATGGAGGTTGTCTACGATTATAATACTACCGGGGGCGAGTTGTGCCGGGTTGTAGTCAGGTGCAAGGTGCCGCGCAGCAAACCGGAACTTCCCACCATCTCCGCCATCTGTTCAGGCGCCAACTGGCATGAGCGTGAAACCCACGATTTTTTCGGGATCGTTTTTACCGGTCATCCGGATCTTTCTCCTTTGCTTCTGCCTGAAGATGCTGACTTCCATCCTCTACGCAAGGATTTCACAGCATGAATAATTACGCACGCAGTGAGAACCAGGAAACCTTCGTCCTGAACCTGGGGCCCCAGCATCCGGCAACCCATGGGGTTTTGAGAGTCAAACTGACCATGGACGGCGAATACATTGTTCACGCC
This genomic interval from Pseudomonadota bacterium contains the following:
- a CDS encoding NADH-quinone oxidoreductase subunit C translates to MSMLAEIKEALSAVSPVTIKETDYKTKGYHLDVAAGPDQVVQCAEVLTGHGFFLEAITGVDWLGQVARMKEAKAKAAAAAAKKLAEAKAAAAEAGQEVPAAPEPVAVETVPEEELGEDPMEVVYDYNTTGGELCRVVVRCKVPRSKPELPTISAICSGANWHERETHDFFGIVFTGHPDLSPLLLPEDADFHPLRKDFTA